In Actinomycetota bacterium, one DNA window encodes the following:
- a CDS encoding 2-oxo acid dehydrogenase subunit E2, translating into KPKEDKPAAKAKGDGKGNGKAAAGVSPLVRRLAREHDVDLSQVQGSGSGGRVRREDVEAFVQQRGKEPAAAARAEPKGKAAAAAPSASPRVAVPLAKGLREEVVPATRLRKVIAERMVASLQTSAQLTSAVEIDMTRVMRLRERAKEEFKQREGVSLSPMPFAVLALVAAIREHPTVNSAMDEDGNLHVYQDVHLGVAVDTPKGLFVPVIKNAESLNLAGLAKAIADVAARTRDGKIDPGELSGSTISLTNTGSRGAVWDTPIINQPNAAIFATPAIVKRPVVVEDPDLGEVVAVRHMMYGILTYDHRIIDGADAARFLVKVKEVLEAADFEGDLGLERE; encoded by the coding sequence CAAGCCGAAGGAGGACAAGCCGGCCGCCAAGGCGAAGGGCGACGGCAAGGGGAACGGCAAGGCCGCGGCCGGGGTGTCGCCGCTGGTGCGGCGGCTGGCCCGCGAGCACGACGTCGACCTGAGCCAGGTCCAGGGCAGCGGGTCCGGGGGCCGGGTGCGCCGCGAGGACGTCGAGGCCTTCGTCCAGCAGCGCGGCAAGGAGCCGGCCGCGGCGGCCAGGGCCGAGCCCAAGGGCAAGGCGGCGGCGGCCGCCCCGTCGGCCTCGCCCCGGGTGGCCGTGCCCCTGGCCAAGGGCCTGCGCGAGGAGGTCGTCCCCGCGACCCGGCTGCGCAAGGTGATCGCCGAGCGGATGGTCGCCTCGCTCCAGACCAGCGCCCAGCTGACCAGCGCCGTCGAGATCGACATGACCCGGGTCATGCGCCTGCGCGAGCGGGCCAAGGAGGAGTTCAAGCAGCGCGAGGGCGTGTCCCTCTCCCCCATGCCCTTCGCCGTCCTCGCCCTGGTCGCCGCCATCCGGGAGCACCCGACGGTCAACTCGGCCATGGACGAGGACGGCAACCTCCACGTCTACCAGGACGTGCACCTGGGGGTGGCCGTGGACACCCCCAAGGGCCTGTTCGTCCCCGTGATCAAGAACGCCGAGTCGCTGAACCTGGCCGGCCTGGCCAAGGCCATCGCCGACGTCGCCGCCCGCACCCGCGACGGCAAGATCGACCCCGGCGAGCTGTCCGGCTCCACCATCTCGCTGACCAACACCGGCAGCCGGGGCGCGGTCTGGGACACGCCCATCATCAACCAGCCCAACGCGGCCATCTTCGCCACCCCGGCGATCGTCAAGCGGCCGGTGGTGGTCGAGGACCCGGACCTGGGCGAGGTGGTGGCGGTCCGCCACATGATGTACGGCATCCTCACCTACGACCACCGCATCATCGACGGCGCCGACGCCGCCCGCTTCCTGGTCAAGGTCAAGGAGGTCCTGGAGGCGGCCGACTTCGAAGGCGACCTGGGCCTGGAACGGGAGTAG